Proteins encoded by one window of Arachis ipaensis cultivar K30076 chromosome B04, Araip1.1, whole genome shotgun sequence:
- the LOC107637213 gene encoding protein FAR1-RELATED SEQUENCE 5-like, whose amino-acid sequence MGFFAHLCGGYRNVNFIRKDLYNYMDDVRQSRIVEGDTAAAISYLKDKTEMDPLAVVKYSYCAEKHLGNLFWSDGHMQYDYECFGDVLAFDSTYKKNLYNRPLVIFSGTNHHRQTIMFGFGLLEDEKIPSYKWLLGCFLEVMQSKEPKVVVTDGDESMKEAIRSEFPNATHRLCSWHLARNALQKIKDSDFCAAFKTAVYGHFDVKEFEDYWAEVVRLRTTSRCESINSSLKKFIKSGNCLLELVENLDRVVKDYRNNEFIADYRSLYTDLVLTTGLESLEGSASKLYTREIFFEVKKQIESVGGMIVLHKDRFGSTEKFMLRKFRKPHRVHAVLYDRGSDKFEFSCKLWNSVGIPYGHIFCVLKELDIEELPDRLVLKRWCKDAKSDRISTIEV is encoded by the exons ATGGGGTTCTTTGCTCACTTGTGTGGTGGATATCGGAATGTCAACTTTATCAGGAAGGATTTGTATAACTATATGGATGATGTTCGGCAATCCCGCATTGTTGAAGGAGACACTGCGGCAGCAATTAGTTATCTAAAGGATAAAACTGAGATGGATCCGTTAGCAGTTGTAAAATATTCTTACTGCGCTGAGAAGCATCTAGGTAATCTTTTTTGGTCAGACGGCCACATGCAATATGATTATGAGTGCTTCGGAGATGTGTTGGCATTTGATTCCACTTACAAGAAGAATCTATACAACAGGCCTCTGGTTATTTTTTCTGGTACTAACCACCATAGGCAGACTATTATGTTTGGATTTGGTTTGCTAGAGGATGAAAAGATTCCATCATATAAATGGTTGTTGGGCTGTTTTTTGGAGGTTATGCAGAGTAAGGAGCCAAAAGTTGTTGTCACAGATGGTGACGAGTCTATGAAGGAGGCGATTCGGAGTGAGTTCCCTAACGCGACCCATCGACTCTGTAGCTGGCACCTTGCTCGGAATGCActtcaaaaaataaaagatagTGATTTCTGTGCTGCGTTCAAGACAGCTGTGTATGGCCATTTTGATGTTAAGGAATTTGAAGATTACTGGGCAGAAGTGGTCC GCTTGCGAACAACATCCAGATGTGAGAGCATCAACTCATCATTAAAGAAATTTATAAAATCTGGAAATTGCCTGCTTGAGCTGGTAGAGAACCTCGATCGTGTTGTGAAAGATTACCGCAACAACGAGTTCATTGCGGATTACAGGTCATTGTATACTGATCTTGTGCTGACGACCGGATTGGAGTCTCTTGAGGGGTCGGCTAGTAAGTTGTACACAAGGGAAATATTCTTCGAGGTAAAGAAACAAATCGAAAGTGTTGGTGGGATGATTGTACTGCACAAAGATAGGTTTGGTAGCACTGAGAAGTTTATGCTAAGGAAGTTTAGAAAGCCACATCGTGTTCATGCGGTGCTGTATGATAGGGGTTCTGACAAGTTCGAGTTTTCATGCAAGTTGTGGAATAGTGTAGGTATTCCTTATGGTCACATATTCTGCGTTCTGAAAGAGCTGGACATAGAAGAGTTGCCTGATCGATTGGTTCTTAAGAGGTGGTGTAAAGATGCAAAATCCGATAGAATTAGCACAATAGAGGTCTAG